A single window of Oxyura jamaicensis isolate SHBP4307 breed ruddy duck chromosome 3, BPBGC_Ojam_1.0, whole genome shotgun sequence DNA harbors:
- the LOC118165138 gene encoding small basic protein 1 — protein MRVLCVVFAVLLLFSMAAPGYGQPKGFCAGYCSYSCGKTDEWTFHQTCGKMYCCIPPPKKGK, from the exons ATGAGGGTGCTCTGCGTGGTCTTTGCcgtgcttctgcttttctccatgGCTGCGCCAG GGTACGGGCAGCCGAAGGGCTTTTGCGCAGGGTACTGCTCCTACTCGTGTGGCAAAACGGACGAGTGGACGTTCCACCAGACCTGCGGGAAGATGTACTGCTGCATCCCCCCTcccaaaaagggaaaatga
- the LOC118165137 gene encoding cygnin-like: protein MRFLCLVLAVFLLVSLAAPGYGQVKKYCPKVGYCSTKCSKGDVWSLSSDCKFYCCLPPNWKGK from the exons ATGAGGTTCCTCTGCCTCGTCCTCGCCGTCTTCCTGCTGGTCTCCCTGGCCGCCCCAG GCTACGGGCAGGTGAAGAAGTACTGCCCCAAGGTCGGGTACTGCTCCACCAAGTGCTCCAAGGGGGACGTGTGGTCCCTGTCCTCCGACTGCAAGTTCTACTGCTGCCTGCCGCCCAACTGGAAGGGGAAATAA
- the LOC118165135 gene encoding cygnin, whose translation MRFLCLILAVFLLVSLAAPGYGQVRKYCPKVGYCSTKCSKGDVWSLSSDCKFYCCLPPNWKGK comes from the exons ATGAGGTTCCTCTGCCTCATCCTCGCCGTCTTCCTGCTGGTCTCCCTGGCCGCCCCAG GCTACGGGCAGGTGAGGAAGTACTGCCCCAAGGTCGGGTACTGCTCCACCAAGTGCTCCAAGGGGGACGTGTGGTCCCTGTCCTCCGACTGCAAGTTCTACTGCTGCCTGCCGCCCAACTGGAAGGGGAAATAA